From a single Lycium ferocissimum isolate CSIRO_LF1 unplaced genomic scaffold, AGI_CSIRO_Lferr_CH_V1 ctg4212, whole genome shotgun sequence genomic region:
- the LOC132044347 gene encoding phospholipase D alpha 1 has product MAQIQLHGTLHVTIYEVDSLQSHGGGGNFFSKIKQHVEETIGIGAGTPKIYATVDLEKARVGRTRMIENEPNNPRWYESFHIYCAHMASNVIFTVKDDNPIGATLIGRAYIPVDELLEGEEIDKWVELLDKEMNPISQGSKIHVKLQFFDVTRDKNWERGIRSSRYPGVPYTFFPQRQGCRVSLYQDAHVPDNFIPKIPLAGGKFYEPHRCWEDIFDAITNAKHLIYITGWSVHTEITLVRDSRRQKPGGDITLGELLKKKASEGVKVLMLVWDDRTSVGLLKKDGLMATHDQETEQYFQGTDVHCVLCPRNPDNGGSIVQDLQISTMFTHHQKIVAVDSAQPSGESEQRRIVSFVGGIDLCDGRYDTPFHSLFRTLDTAHHDDFHQPNYPDGSITKGGPREPWHDIHSRLEGPIAWDVLFNFEQRWRKQGGKDILVNFRELDDIIIPPSPVMYPDDPETWNVQLFRSIDGGAAFGFPDKPEDAAKAGLVSGKDNIIDRSIQDAYIHAIRRAKNFIYIENQYFLGSCYDWQCDDVKVEDIGALHVIPKELALKICSKIEAGERFTVYVIVPMWPEGIPESASVQAILDWQKRTMEMMYKHIVQAMNAKGIEEDPRNYLTFFCIGNREMKKSGEYEPSETPEPDSNYMRAQEARRFMIYVHSKMMIVDDEYIIVGSANINQRSMDGARDSEIAMGAYQPHHLATAEPARGQVHGFRMALWYEHLGMLDETFLHPESEECVTKVNKIADKYWDLYSSESLERDLPGHLLRYPVGVTSEGDVTELPGHEFFPDTKAPVLGTKSDYLPPILTT; this is encoded by the exons ATGGCTCAGATTCAACTTCATGGAACTCTCCATGTCACGATCTACGAGGTCGATAGTTTGCAGAGTCATGGGGGTGGTGGAAACTTCTTCAGCAAG ATAAAGCAACATGTTGAGGAGACAATTGGTATTGGAGCTGGGACTCCTAAAATTTATGCTACAGTTGATTTGGAAAAGGCTAGGGTTGGGAGAACCAGAATGATTGAAAATGAACCAAACAATCCGAGGTGGTATGAGTCTTTTCACATTTACTGTGCACATATGGCTTCAAATGTTATATTCACTGTCAAAGATGACAATCCCATTGGTGCAACCTTAATTGGAAGAGCTTATATTCCGGTTGATGAACTTTTGGAAGGGGAGGAGATTGATAAATGGGTTGAGTTACTGGATAAAGAAATGAATCCTATATCACAAGGTTCTAAAATCCACGTTAAGCTACAGTTTTTTGATGTCACTCGAGATAAAAACTGGGAACGTGGAATTAGAAGCTCTAGATATCCTGGTGTCCCTTACACTTTCTTTCCACAGAGACAAGGTTGTCGGGTTTCCTTGTATCAAGATGCGCATGTTCCAGACAATTTTATTCCTAAAATTCCTCTTGCTGGCGGAAAGTTTTATGAGCCCCACAGATGTTGGGAAGATATCTTTGATGCTATTACTAATGCAAAGCACTTGATTTACATTACTGGCTGGTCAGTGCATACTGAAATAACCTTGGTGAGGGACTCGAGGAGGCAGAAACCTGGAGGAGACATCACACTCGGGGAGCTGCTCAAGAAGAAGGCAAGTGAAGGTGTTAAAGTTCTTATGCTTGTTTGGGATGATAGAACGTCTGTGGGTTTGCTGAAGAAGGATGGTCTGATGGCCACTCATGATCAAGAAACTGAACAGTACTTTCAAGGTACTGATGTACACTGTGTCCTCTGCCCTCGTAATCCTGATAATGGTGGAAGCATTGTTCAAGATTTACAAATCTCTACCATGTTTACTCATCACCAGAAAATCGTAGCAGTGGACAGTGCGCAGCCCAGTGGAGAGTCGGAACAGAGGAGAATTGTGAGCTTTGTGGGTGGTATTGATCTTTGCGATGGGAGATATGATACACCTTTCCATTCACTTTTTAGGACATTGGACACTGCACACCATGATGATTTCCACCAACCTAATTACCCTGATGGCTCAATTACCAAAGGTGGACCAAGGGAGCCTTGGCATGACATTCACTCTCGGCTTGAAGGCCCAATCGCATGGGACGTTCTGTTTAATTTTGAGCAGAGGTGGAGAAAGCAGGGCGGAAAGGATATTCTTGTGAACTTTAGAGAGCTTGATGATATTATCATTCCACCATCTCCGGTGATGTACCCTGATGATCCTGAAACATGGAATGTTCAGTTATTCAGATCGATTGATGGCGGGGCTGCTTTTGGCTTTCCCGACAAACCTGAAGATGCAGCAAAAGCTGGTCTTGTCAGTGGGAAGGATAACATAATCGACAGAAGCATCCAAGATGCTTATATTCATGCTATTCGTCGAGCAAAGAATTTTATTTACATTGAAAATCAGTATTTTCTTGGAAGCTGTTATGACTGGCAATGTGATGACGTCAAAGTAGAGGACATAGGTGCTTTGCATGTCATCCCAAAGGAACTTGCATTGAAGATCTGCAGTAAGATTGAAGCTGGGGAAAGGTTTACCGTTTATGTTATTGTCCCAATGTGGCCAGAAGGAATCCCCGAGAGCGCTTCAGTACAAGCAATATTAGATTGGCAGAAAAGGACAATGGAGATGATGTATAAGCACATTGTTCAAGCCATGAATGCTAAAGGTATTGAGGAGGATCCCAGGAATTATTTGACATTTTTCTGCATTGGTAACCGGGAGATGAAGAAGAGCGGAGAATATGAACCGTCTGAGACCCCAGAGCCTGATTCTAATTACATGCGAGCTCAGGAGGCTCGTCGCTTCATGATCTATGTCCATTCCAAGATGATGATCG TGGATGACGAGTACATCATAGTTGGATCCGCAAACATAAACCAGAGATCAATGGATGGTGCTAGAGATTCTGAAATAGCCATGGGAGCCTACCAGCCTCATCATTTGGCCACAGCGGAACCAGCTAGGGGTCAAGTTCATGGTTTCAGAATGGCATTGTGGTACGAGCACCTTGGTATGCTTGATGAGACCTTTCTACATCCAGAAAGTGAGGAATGTGTGACGAAGGTGAATAAAATAGCTGATAAATACTGGGATCTTTATTCAAGTGAGAGTCTGGAAAGAGATCTGCCAGGTCACCTGCTTCGCTACCCCGTTGGAGTGACCAGTGAAGGGGATGTCACGGAGCTACCAGGCCATGAGTTTTTCCCCGACACCAAGGCCCCAGTTCTTGGTACTAAATCGGACTACCTTCCTCCTATCCTCACTACATAA
- the LOC132044345 gene encoding uncharacterized protein LOC132044345, which yields MLLALLFANSQGNILVERFNGVPAEERLHWRSFLVKLGSENLKGVKNEELLVACHKSVYIVYTVLGDVSIYLVGKDEYDELSLSEAIFVITSALKDVCGKPPTERLFLDKYGKICLCLDEIVWTGLLENIDKDRIKRLVRLKPPTDF from the exons ATGCTTCTAGCTCTGTTATTCGCCAACTCCCAAGGCAACATCCTCGTTGAACG ATTTAATGGCGTACCTGCAGAGGAGCGGCTGCATTGGCGTTCTTTCTTAGTTAAGCTGGGTTCTGAGAATCTTAAAGGGGTCAAGAATGAAGAACTCCTTGTTGCTTGTCACAA GTCTGTATACATTGTATATACAGTGCTTGGAGATGTAAGCATTTATCTTGTCGGGAAggatgaatatgatgaacttTCTT TGTCTGAAGCAATCTTTGTTATAACATCAGCTCTCAAGGATGTGTGTGGGAAACCTCCAACAGAGAGACTTTTCCTGGACAAGTATGGAAAGATTTGCTTGTGCCTCGATGAGATTGTGTGGACG GGTTTGCTGGAGAACATCGACAAAGATCGAATCAAGAGACTTGTTAGGCTGAAACCACCAACCGATTTCTGA
- the LOC132044346 gene encoding uncharacterized protein At2g34160-like yields MQQYNEVELSALGMAISTVVSIAEILKNNGLAIEKRENRNYSWRKGRHEGKTCSKAKVYVCARVGIFYFGCALLKFSYVWLLE; encoded by the exons ATGCAGCAGTATAATGAAGTGGAGCTTTCAGCTTTGGGAATGG CAATATCAACAGTTGTATCAATTGCTGAAATTCTAAAGAATAATGGACTGGCCATTGAAAAACGTGA AAATCGCAACTACAGTTGGCGTAAAGGAAGACATGAGGGGAAGACCTGTTCAAAAGCCAAGGTATATGTTTGCGCGCGTGTGGGGATCTTTTATTTTGGTTGTGCATTGTTGAAGTTCAGTTATGTTTGGCTTTTGGAATAA